Part of the Actinomycetota bacterium genome, CCAACAGCGAGGCTTACCGGCGCGTAAGGAACCGCAAGGCGCCGCATAACCTCTACACGTCTACCGAGAAATTATGGAGCAAGGCGGAGGATCGGGGCTTTGATTCGCAGGTCTTCTATCAGAAGCCGAACTTCAAGGACGACGACGCGCCCGAGTTGCGCCCGTCGAACGCATCTATCGACATAGACTTTTCCAAGCCCGAGTTTAAGGTCCACTACGAATACGACCGCAACAAAAATACCTATAACCGCTTTATGGCGGGACAACCGCATAAAGATGCCGCCAACGACAAACTGATATCGGCGAAGAACGTCGTCGTCCAATACGTCCCAATCTCGAAGATAGCCGATGACCCCAAGGGAAGATTGCAGCTCAACCTGCGCGGGACCGGCCAAGCGATAGTCTTTCAAGACGGCAGGGTCATTTTTGCCACTTGGCAACGGCAAACGGTATCGGAAATAACGCGCTACTTCGATTCCGCGGGAAGCGAAATCAGGTTCAACCGGGGGCAAATATGGATAGAGCTGGTAGACCCCACGACGATGAAGGTCGATTACCAGTAGGTGTGGTTGGCGGCTGGAGCGATGTGGGTGTGGGGTTTGAGGTATGGGCGGGACGAGGGAAGACGACCGTTCGCGGATAACCGGCCGCCAACAGGTGTGTTGCGAATGAATGTTGGAAAGTATAGACTTCCCTATCCTAAATACGTGAATGAAGCAATTGAGAAGAGAGTGGTTTAACCTTCTGCCCCGGCTCTGGTTTCCGCATCGTTTATAAATTTCAATTGTTACTCCCGATGAAAATATCAAGATAGGTTTTATACACGTACGACTGACCGTATTTTCTGTCCTTATCTTTTGGCGCTAGTATCCCGATTTCAATAAATCGGTCAATAACTGTTTGCGCCCCCGCGCGAGTAAAACCTGTCCATTGCTGAATGATGGCGGTATTCACAATCGGCTGGCCGTAGAGTTTTGGCAAAACCATAGCGGCGCTTTCTGAAGCGCGTTTGCCAAGCGCCTGGATTTTAGCCATGTCTTCTTCACGCAAAGCAGTGATTTTGCCGACTATGTCTATGGCTTCGTTGGCTATTTCAATTACGCCATCAAGGAAAAAGTCTATCCATTCGGAAATCTTTCCATTATGGTAGCCCTCGAGTTTTTCGTAATAAAGCTTCTGATGTTTTTTGAAATATGATGACAAAAACAGTACCGGTCTTTCCAAATAGCCTTCTTTCCACAGATAGAAAGTAACCAGCATCCTCCCCGTCCTGCCATTACCATCCAAAAATGGGTGGATAGTCTCAAAATGAGCATGGATTAGACCCGTCTTTATTACCGTAGGCGTTGCATCGTCTGTATGAATAAAAGTCTCGAGTTCACCAAGCGATTTATGCATATCGGCAACGGGCGGCGGAACAAAACGAGCATTGTCGGGACGAGTGCCGCCTATCCAATTCTGGCTTTTACGAAATTCTCCCGGATCAGAAACATGAGTCACCCGCGCCTTGCGCATGAGTTCCTTATGAAGTTCTCTCACAAACCGGAGTCCCATGGGAAAATTATTTTCAGTAAGTCGCTTTATTCCGTAGTTAAGAGCATTGATGTAATGCAAAATATCATCGACGTCCGTCGGGATATTTCCACTCACTCTTACTTCAGCTTCAATCGCATCGACCATAGTCGCCATTGTGCCTTCGATTTGGCTTGAAGAAGCAGCGTCTTTTCGCAGGTACATGAGGAGAAAGAAATCGGCATCGGGAAGAAGCATTGTGATACCATCGAGTTTGCCGAGAAGCCGAGTCGCTTCATTGTTTTTCTTCAAGAGTTTTGGGTCAAGGTCAAAGCCACCCTTTGGCGGAAAAGGATTGGGAATAAAGGCCTTAAAGCCCCCTGGCTGAGTTCTCATTGTGCCTATTTCAACAGTTTTCATAAGTTTGTTGGCGTCTTTTTATAAATGTATACAAAGTATGGTAGTTTGTATACATTGAGTCAAGACATGCGTACAAACCTGTCGCATTTATGATTCCCGTTAAAGGGTAGGTTTGATTCCGATCGGCGCCGATGAAATTGTAGGGCATATAGCCTCCCATTGGTAGGATTGCCTTGCTATACTGCTATTATACTACAATCGCTTGACAATTTACGTACTGATTGATTGCTAATTTAAGGAGAGTTTGCGCAACAGGCTCTGAATTCTTATCAATTCTTTAAGGATGCTTTGTTTTGTCATATTTTCCCTTGGCCGAACGACTAAACTGACCGGCGCGCGTTCTTTGCGCGTCCGTGTTTAGCGCCTTGTTAGCTGCTACGGCTATCGGTAAACATCTCGGCGATGACCAATGTGCATAATGATGATCAAGCAACTCGCGTCATCGATTTCATAAACCACTCGATAAGAACCAACTCGGATTCGCCACCCGGATCGACCAGCCAGTTTTTTCGATCCGTTCGGACGCGGCTCCTCCGCCAGCTTTCGAATCTCATCTCGTACCCGAGTGTAATAGTCCTGCGGCAGATCGGACAGTTCCTTCTGTGCTCGCCGTAAAATGGTGATCGTGTAGGTCACTGTCAGCCACGCTCAATTTCAGTGACAGCTTGCTCGAACGGAATCGCTTTGTCCTTTGCCGCCTTGGCGGCATCATACGCTCGAATGACCTCCAACTCTTCCGCCTCCTCGATTAGTTTTTCGTATTCCTCGATAGTCAAGATGACCGCTGTCTTCTTCCCACTGTCGTCGACTACAAATTGATGCTTGAGAACTGCCATTTCGATTCGCCTCCTTGTATTGGAACTTTCATTGCACCTAACGTAGCAATCAGCCGCCGGCGCAGCCGGTCGGCTGCATTGCCTGGTTAGCACTTTCTTGGCCAGTTTTATGTATTCCCCGGCCTGATTCTATTCTGTTCATTAATCCTTTTCACGCGGGCAATTATTTCATTCGCTCTTTTTGACGGTTGTTGAGTCAGAAAAGGACCGTTTCTTCCTGACGCGTATGGAGGTTTCTTCCCTACTGTGGTGTATTGCTCAACAGTAGGATCAAGTATTTGGCCATCGGCGTTTCTCAACCACCAATGCGTAACACCTTCAGCATCCTTTCCCCTGCATGGTTGCCATCCTGACTCCTTGCCTCCCAAAAGGTAATACAGCGCCTCGGTGGCGGCATAACAATGACCATACATTGGATTTCCTTTATTGATTATTACATATGCTGACTTCAATAAATCAGGCGAAAGAACCTCTTGAATCAGTGGAATCCATTCACTTGCTGACCGTGTCATAACGCTCCTCGTATCAAGTCGATTAAGAGCGGATCATTTGCCATCTTCGAGAACCTAGGGTTTGCCCCGGATGCATGTTGAATCGGTAAGACTTTTATCGTTGTGCCTGAAACGCATAAATTGGGGATTTCCCAATTTTTCACTATATTATCAATTTCTTGAGTCAGACCGCAGCTAGGAGTGAGTCCGAGCATATTCTCGTAGAAACCCTCAAACGAAGCGCTTCCCATTAGTAAGACGAGTTTTGGGTTGACGATTTGGAGTTCTTCCAGTAAAAATCCCTGGTTCGTGCAAGTGGTTAGCTCAATTGGTGTGGGACGCCTATCGCCACTCTTCCCGAGTGCTTTCCCTGGATAACATTGGGCAATCTCAGTGTTGTAGACGGACCGCAATCCTTCCTCGCGCC contains:
- a CDS encoding DUF3048 domain-containing protein, producing the protein MKPIYIILAILLSLLLLTAVSAAVIWPLVNERPVLEDEQAIAQPTTPTTVAPQPAFPCPIDGEYTHEPNATRRPLAVMIENHVDARPQSGLSDACVVYETVAEGGITRFMAVFLHEDVATIGPVRSAREYFVDLAKAYDALYVHCGGPATVYSVIKNLRVADLDEFANSEAYRRVRNRKAPHNLYTSTEKLWSKAEDRGFDSQVFYQKPNFKDDDAPELRPSNASIDIDFSKPEFKVHYEYDRNKNTYNRFMAGQPHKDAANDKLISAKNVVVQYVPISKIADDPKGRLQLNLRGTGQAIVFQDGRVIFATWQRQTVSEITRYFDSAGSEIRFNRGQIWIELVDPTTMKVDYQ
- a CDS encoding Fic family protein; translated protein: MKTVEIGTMRTQPGGFKAFIPNPFPPKGGFDLDPKLLKKNNEATRLLGKLDGITMLLPDADFFLLMYLRKDAASSSQIEGTMATMVDAIEAEVRVSGNIPTDVDDILHYINALNYGIKRLTENNFPMGLRFVRELHKELMRKARVTHVSDPGEFRKSQNWIGGTRPDNARFVPPPVADMHKSLGELETFIHTDDATPTVIKTGLIHAHFETIHPFLDGNGRTGRMLVTFYLWKEGYLERPVLFLSSYFKKHQKLYYEKLEGYHNGKISEWIDFFLDGVIEIANEAIDIVGKITALREEDMAKIQALGKRASESAAMVLPKLYGQPIVNTAIIQQWTGFTRAGAQTVIDRFIEIGILAPKDKDRKYGQSYVYKTYLDIFIGSNN
- a CDS encoding type II toxin-antitoxin system RelE/ParE family toxin, with the translated sequence MTYTITILRRAQKELSDLPQDYYTRVRDEIRKLAEEPRPNGSKKLAGRSGWRIRVGSYRVVYEIDDASCLIIIMHIGHRRDVYR